In Limnobaculum parvum, one DNA window encodes the following:
- the rapA gene encoding RNA polymerase-associated protein RapA, translated as MPFTLGQRWISDTESDLGLGTVVAQDARTVTLLFPAIGENRLYAKADSPITRVMFNPGDTITSHEGWQLLVDSVKEENGVLTYIGRRLDTDEENSPLREVMLDSKLTFSKPQDRLFAGQLDRMDRFSLRYRARKYQSEQYRMPWSGLTGIRASLIPHQLHIANEVGHRHAPRVLLADEVGLGKTIEAGMIIHQQLLAGRVERVLIVVPETLQHQWLVEMLRRFNLHFSLFDEERYAESRQDFDNPFETEQLVICSLNFVCQSKQRLNDLVEANWDLLVVDEAHHLAWSEEAPSRNYLAIEQLAQHTPGVLLLTATPEQLGQESHFARLRLLDPDRFHDYQEFVDEQQKYRPVADAVSLLVSGEKLDDQAKNSLSELINEQDIEPLLKAANLDSEENESARTELVNMLMDRHGTSRVLFRNTRMGVKGFPIRYLHQIKLPLPTQYQTAFKVAKIMNGKKPIDTQAHDMLYPEKIFQNFEGDSVSWLNFDPRVEWLMEYLKQNRNEKILVICAQAATALQLEQTLREREGIHAAVFHEGLSIIERDRAAAWFAAEENGAQVLLCSEIGSEGRNFQFASRLVMFDLPFNPDLLEQRIGRLDRIGQTRDIQIIVPYLENTAQAILIRWFHEGLDAFEHTCPTGRPVYDAVHDELMAYLAEPAEQTGFDDFIQRCRTKHLSLKTQLENGRDRLLEMNSNGGERAQALVQSIAEQDNNVELIGFTINLFDIIGINQEDDSDNLMILTPSDHMLVPDFPGIPQDGCTITFDREKALSREDAQFISWEHPIVRNGLDLILSGDTGSCAVSLLKNRALPVGTMLMELIYVVEAQAPKNLQLTRFLPPTPIRLMLDRKGTNLAAQVGFESFNRQLSAVNRHTGSKLVNAVQKDIHEVLQMAETEVAKQAQALIDGAKQEADDTLTLEFNRLNALKAVNPTIRDDELEAIEDNRQQILDCLQQASWRLDALRMIVVSHQ; from the coding sequence ATGCCCTTTACTTTAGGTCAACGCTGGATTAGCGATACGGAAAGTGATTTAGGACTAGGAACAGTCGTTGCGCAAGATGCTCGTACCGTAACCTTATTGTTCCCTGCCATTGGGGAGAACCGGCTGTATGCTAAAGCTGACTCTCCGATAACCCGCGTCATGTTTAATCCTGGAGATACCATAACCAGCCACGAAGGTTGGCAGTTACTTGTTGACAGCGTTAAAGAAGAGAATGGCGTTCTGACCTATATCGGTCGTCGTCTTGATACTGATGAAGAAAATAGCCCCCTGCGGGAAGTAATGCTGGACAGTAAACTGACTTTCAGCAAACCACAGGATCGCTTGTTTGCCGGCCAACTCGACCGTATGGATCGCTTCAGCCTGCGCTATCGGGCAAGAAAATATCAAAGCGAACAATATCGTATGCCGTGGAGTGGCCTGACAGGTATACGCGCCAGCTTAATTCCTCACCAATTGCATATTGCCAATGAAGTCGGCCATCGCCACGCTCCGCGTGTTTTGCTGGCTGATGAAGTGGGCTTGGGAAAAACCATTGAAGCCGGGATGATTATCCACCAGCAGTTGCTGGCGGGCCGTGTTGAGCGGGTACTGATTGTGGTACCGGAAACCCTGCAACACCAGTGGCTGGTTGAAATGCTACGTCGCTTTAACCTGCATTTTTCGCTGTTCGATGAAGAACGCTATGCCGAAAGCCGTCAGGACTTCGACAACCCATTTGAAACCGAACAACTGGTCATCTGTTCCCTGAATTTTGTTTGCCAAAGTAAACAACGCCTGAACGATTTAGTTGAAGCTAACTGGGACCTGCTCGTTGTCGATGAAGCTCATCATCTAGCCTGGAGTGAAGAAGCGCCAAGCCGCAACTATCTGGCCATTGAACAACTGGCCCAACATACCCCCGGCGTATTGCTGCTAACGGCTACCCCAGAACAGTTGGGGCAAGAGAGCCACTTTGCCCGCCTGCGCCTGTTGGATCCGGACCGCTTCCATGATTATCAGGAATTTGTTGACGAACAACAGAAATACCGCCCGGTTGCTGACGCGGTTAGTTTATTAGTCAGCGGTGAAAAGTTGGACGACCAGGCGAAAAACTCACTGAGTGAATTAATCAATGAACAGGATATTGAGCCGTTATTGAAGGCAGCGAATCTTGATAGTGAAGAGAATGAATCTGCCCGTACAGAGCTGGTTAATATGCTGATGGATCGCCACGGTACCAGTCGAGTTCTGTTCCGCAACACCCGTATGGGCGTGAAAGGCTTCCCTATCCGCTATTTGCATCAGATTAAACTTCCTCTGCCGACTCAGTATCAAACTGCGTTTAAAGTCGCGAAAATAATGAACGGCAAGAAGCCAATTGACACTCAGGCGCATGACATGCTTTATCCTGAGAAAATCTTCCAGAATTTTGAAGGGGATAGCGTCAGTTGGTTGAATTTCGATCCACGCGTTGAGTGGCTGATGGAGTACCTGAAGCAAAATCGCAACGAAAAGATCTTGGTGATCTGCGCACAAGCCGCCACCGCTTTACAACTTGAACAAACACTTCGTGAGCGTGAAGGTATCCACGCGGCCGTATTCCATGAAGGCTTATCCATCATTGAACGTGACCGTGCTGCCGCTTGGTTTGCCGCTGAAGAGAACGGCGCTCAGGTCCTATTGTGTTCCGAAATTGGCTCTGAAGGTCGTAACTTTCAGTTTGCCAGCCGGTTAGTGATGTTCGACTTACCGTTTAATCCGGATCTGTTAGAACAGCGAATCGGCCGTCTGGATCGTATAGGACAAACGCGTGATATCCAGATTATTGTGCCTTATCTGGAAAATACCGCACAGGCTATTCTAATTCGTTGGTTTCATGAAGGGTTAGATGCCTTTGAGCACACCTGCCCAACTGGACGCCCAGTATATGATGCGGTACATGATGAGCTGATGGCTTATCTGGCTGAGCCTGCCGAACAAACTGGCTTTGATGATTTTATCCAGCGCTGCCGCACGAAACATTTGAGTCTGAAAACTCAGTTAGAAAATGGTCGTGACCGCCTGCTGGAGATGAACTCCAACGGTGGAGAACGCGCCCAAGCGCTGGTTCAATCGATTGCTGAACAGGATAACAATGTTGAACTGATCGGTTTCACCATCAATCTATTTGATATTATTGGTATCAATCAGGAAGATGACAGCGATAACTTGATGATCCTTACCCCTTCTGACCATATGCTGGTGCCGGATTTTCCGGGGATTCCGCAAGATGGCTGTACCATCACCTTCGATCGGGAAAAAGCACTCTCTCGAGAAGATGCACAGTTTATCAGTTGGGAGCACCCTATTGTCCGTAACGGCCTAGATTTAATTCTGTCAGGAGATACGGGAAGCTGCGCGGTTTCATTATTGAAAAATAGGGCCCTGCCTGTTGGAACGATGCTAATGGAACTGATTTATGTGGTTGAGGCACAAGCACCGAAAAACTTACAGCTTACTCGTTTCCTACCGCCAACACCGATTCGTCTGATGCTTGATCGCAAAGGGACCAACCTTGCTGCTCAGGTTGGTTTTGAAAGCTTTAACCGTCAGCTAAGTGCAGTCAATCGACATACCGGCAGCAAATTGGTTAACGCAGTACAGAAAGATATTCATGAAGTACTACAAATGGCAGAAACAGAGGTTGCTAAACAGGCTCAAGCACTGATTGATGGTGCCAAGCAGGAAGCGGATGATACTTTGACACTGGAATTTAATCGTCTAAATGCGCTGAAAGCCGTCAATCCAACCATTCGTGATGACGAACTGGAGGCCATTGAAGACAATCGCCAGCAGATTCTTGACTGCCTACAGCAAGCCAGTTGGCGGCTGGATGCATTGCGCATGATAGTCGTTTCTCATCAATAA
- the rluA gene encoding bifunctional tRNA pseudouridine(32) synthase/23S rRNA pseudouridine(746) synthase RluA, with amino-acid sequence MEAYHPSQDPWLYILYQDEHIMVVNKPSGLLSVPGKAPEHHDSIMARIQRDFPAAESVHRLDMATSGVMVVALNKAAERELKRQFREREPKKSYIARVWGHLEKDEGLIDLPLICDWPNRPKQKVCYDTGKSAQTEYQVISRDNDGSTRVKLMPITGRSHQLRVHMLAMGHPILGDKFYAHPEAKAMAPRLQLHAQELCIHHPVFGSPMHFKCEPDF; translated from the coding sequence ATGGAAGCCTATCATCCTTCACAAGACCCTTGGTTATACATTCTGTATCAGGATGAGCATATCATGGTGGTGAATAAGCCCAGCGGCCTACTTTCTGTTCCCGGCAAAGCGCCGGAACATCACGATAGCATCATGGCGAGAATTCAACGCGATTTCCCCGCAGCCGAGTCGGTTCATCGACTGGATATGGCGACCAGCGGTGTGATGGTCGTGGCATTAAATAAAGCGGCAGAACGGGAATTAAAACGACAATTTCGTGAGCGTGAACCGAAAAAATCCTATATTGCGCGTGTCTGGGGACACCTAGAAAAAGATGAGGGTTTAATTGATTTACCGCTGATTTGTGACTGGCCAAATCGCCCTAAACAAAAAGTCTGTTATGACACGGGCAAAAGCGCCCAAACAGAATATCAGGTGATTAGCCGCGACAATGATGGTTCCACTCGGGTAAAACTCATGCCGATTACCGGACGTTCTCATCAGTTACGAGTACATATGTTAGCGATGGGCCATCCGATATTAGGTGATAAATTTTATGCTCATCCAGAGGCTAAAGCGATGGCTCCACGGTTACAACTCCATGCACAGGAACTGTGTATCCATCACCCTGTGTTTGGTAGCCCAATGCACTTTAAATGCGAGCCAGATTTTTAA
- a CDS encoding AAA family ATPase, translating into MLIVFSGLPGVGKTSIAKALTKKMGGVYLRIDSIEQAIRNAGVLLKDVGTSGYDTSYLLAKDNLMLGQTVIADCVNPVSWSRDNWMQVASDAQVSGVDIEIICSNINEHRQRVESRQSDIPHLVLPVWQQIVEKEYQEWKRPRIVVDSAGKDIEGCVDEILNHLQVCT; encoded by the coding sequence ATGTTAATCGTATTCAGCGGGTTACCGGGTGTCGGTAAAACTTCAATAGCCAAAGCACTGACAAAAAAGATGGGGGGCGTTTACCTTCGAATAGACTCTATTGAACAGGCTATCCGTAACGCCGGGGTACTGCTGAAAGATGTGGGAACTTCCGGGTATGACACCAGCTATCTGCTGGCAAAAGATAACTTAATGTTAGGACAAACAGTCATTGCGGATTGTGTGAATCCCGTTAGCTGGTCGCGGGATAACTGGATGCAGGTCGCTTCTGATGCACAAGTTTCCGGTGTGGATATTGAGATTATCTGTAGCAATATTAATGAGCATCGCCAGCGGGTTGAATCCCGCCAGAGCGATATTCCTCATCTGGTCTTACCCGTTTGGCAGCAAATCGTAGAAAAGGAGTATCAAGAGTGGAAACGCCCACGTATTGTGGTTGATAGTGCTGGTAAGGATATCGAAGGCTGTGTGGACGAAATTCTAAACCATCTTCAGGTTTGTACCTGA